CCCACGACCCCGTTGACCGTGCCCTCGAGCAGTCCGCCGACGTTGAGGTTGTCGATGTGGAGCTCGAGCGCGATGTTGAGGTAGTCGGTCCCGATCACCGCGTCGGCCGAGCCCGACGCCTTGATCACGGCCTGCAGCGACTTCTCGAACGTGCCGTTGTTGGCCGCGAACTCGGCCAGCACGGGCTCGAGCTCGCTGAGCATCGAGAGCAGCTGCTGACGGGTCTTGGTGACGGTGTCGTTCGCCGCTCCGCTGAACTTCTCGACCTCCGCCAGCAGCTCGGTGAAGGCGGGCGTCTTCTCCCGCAGCACCTTGGCCGCCGGGCGGATGTCCTTCAGTGCCCGGTTGATCGTCTTCTTGCGCCCGTTGAGTGTGGTCGAGAGCGCGTTCATCGAGGTGAGCACGCTGTCGATCGCCTGGGTGGTCGAGTTGGCCTGGGTGAGGAACACCGAGGCCTTGTCGAGCAGCGCCCGGTAGTCGCCCTCGTTGCCGTTGAGCGCGGTGTTGAGCTCCTCGGTGACGGTCTGCAGCTGGTCGAGGCCGCCGCCGTTGATGAGCAGCGAGGCCTGGGCCAGGGCGTCCTCGACGGACGGCGCCGTCGTGGTGTTCTCGCGCGCCAGCACCGCCTTGTCGGCCAGTACCTTGCCGTCGGCCGGGTTGGTCACGTCGACGAAGAGCTCGCCGAGCGGCGTGGTGTAGCGCAGTCGCGCCTGGGCTCCGTCGCGGACCTCGGCGTCCTTCTTCACCGTCAGCGTGGCGCGGGCGGTGAAGTCGTCGGCCTCGATCGACTTGACCTTGCCCATGTCGACGCCGTTGACCTTGACCGGCGCACCGACGGCCAGGTTGAGCGCGTCGTCGAACTGGGCCTGGATCTCGATCGTGTCGCCGGAGACCCCGGTCCCGGGGATCGGCAGGTCGCGCATGGTGGTGCCGCACGCGGACAGCAGGCCCAGCGCGAGCGCCAGCAGCGCGACCAGGGCGGTCCGTACGGCGGTCGTGCGCGCCGTCAGCCTCATCGCAGTCATCGCTCCCCTCACGATCCCGGCTGCGTGCCGTTGATGAAGCTGCACAGCGGGCCGAGCAGGCCCTTGCACAGCTGCTGCAGGACGCCACCCAGCGGGTCGAGGATCAACGGGTCGATCCGGACCGGGAGCCGGTCGCCCTGGATCAGCTGCAGGTTCTGCAGCGCCAGCGGCATCACCCGCAGGATCTCGGCGAGCTGGTCCTGCTTGGTCAGCAGGGTCTTCATCAGCTTGGTCGAGCCGTCCAGGCTGTCGACGATGGACTGACGGTTGTCGACCGCGAACTTCGCGACAGTGGTCACCGCCTCGTCGAGCGAGCGCAGCGCCTGCTGGAAGTTGCCCCGCTCGTCGGCGAGCAGCTGCGAGGCCTGCGACACCTGCTGGATGAAGGTGCGCGCGGTGTCCTCGTTCGCCGAGATGGTGGTGAGCAGCACGTCGAGCGACTTCAGGGTCGCGGCGATGTCCTCGCGGTGGGCGGCGATGCCGTCGACTCCGTTGGCCAGCGAGTGGATCGTCTGGTTCAGCAGCGGTCCGCGGCCCTGGAGGGCCGTGGTGCCGGCGTCGATGAACCGCTGGACCGCCTTGGTGGTCTCGGCGTTGCCGCCGATGCCGGTGGCGAAGTCGTTGAGGGAGGCCAGCACCTGGTCGAAGTCGACCGGGGTCTGGGTCTTGTCGAGCGCGATCGTCGCGTTGTCGGCGAGCTTCTTGTCACCCTTGTGGTAGACGGGCGTGAGCTCGACGTAGCGGTCGGTCGCGACCGACCGGGCCACCACGACGGCACCGGCGTCAGCCGGGACCGGCTGCTCGGAGTCGACCTCCATCGTCACCAGCACCTTGTCGCCCTCGGGCTCGATCGAGGTGACCTTGCCGACGGTGACGCCGAGGACGCCCACGTCGTTGCCGACGAACAGGCCGGCCGAGTCGGCGAAGTAGGCCTTGACGGTCATCTTGTCGGACCCGCCGACGACGCCGCAGCCGGTGGTGAGCAGGACCGCGAGGACGGCGACGGCCGCCCCCACCTTCTTGAGTGCCCCGGTCATCGCTGGCACGTCCCTTCCAGCTTGCAGGTGGTGTCGTCGGCAGGGATCGCCGGCGGCTTGACGTACAGCGGGAGGTAGGGGCCGCTGCCGGTGGCGTTGGCGACGTACCGGATCGCGGGCGCCATGTTCTCCAGGAGCCTGGTCAGCTGCTTGTCCTGGCCGTTGAGGGTGTCGAGGACGGCCTTGACGTCCTTGAGCGCCGGCTTGAGCTTGCCGTTGGTCGACTTCACGATCGCGGTCAGCGCCTTGGACAGGTCGGTGGTCTCGACGAGCAGCCGGTGGATCGCCTGGCGCCGGGCGGTGATCTCGCTGACGACCAGGTTGGTCTGCTGCATCAGCCCGACGATGTCCTGGCTGCTGGCCGAGAGCTGGTCGGTGACCTTGCGGGTCGACTCCAGCAGGTCGCCGACCTGGTCGGAGCGCTTCGAGACGACCTCGGAGAGCCGGGCGACGCCCTCGAGGGCCGGCCCGATCTCATCCTGGCTCGCGCCCAGGGTGCCAGCCATGGCGGTCAGCGCCTTGGCGAGCAGCTCGGGGTCGAGCTCGTCGAGGGCGTCGGTGCCCTTCTCGATGACGTCCTGCAGGTTGTAGGGCACCGAGGTCCGCTCGAGCGGGATCCGGTTGCCCGCCAGGCCGCCGGTGCCGTGCGGGTCGACCTCGAGGTAGTGGGTGCCGAGCAGCGTCGCCACCTTGACCGTCGCGGTCGAGCGGTCGCCCAGCGAGATGTCCGAGTCGAGGGCGAAGGTCACCTGGACGTGGTCGTCCTGGATCTCGATGCCGGTGACCTTGCCGGAGATCACGCCGTGCACCTGGACGTCCTCCCCCT
The genomic region above belongs to Nocardioides sp. QY071 and contains:
- a CDS encoding MCE family protein; translation: MNERNPLRVGIVTLVVIGLVAGLVIFLSVSTFGTKKYTALLEHTAGLRKGEDVQVHGVISGKVTGIEIQDDHVQVTFALDSDISLGDRSTATVKVATLLGTHYLEVDPHGTGGLAGNRIPLERTSVPYNLQDVIEKGTDALDELDPELLAKALTAMAGTLGASQDEIGPALEGVARLSEVVSKRSDQVGDLLESTRKVTDQLSASSQDIVGLMQQTNLVVSEITARRQAIHRLLVETTDLSKALTAIVKSTNGKLKPALKDVKAVLDTLNGQDKQLTRLLENMAPAIRYVANATGSGPYLPLYVKPPAIPADDTTCKLEGTCQR
- a CDS encoding MCE family protein, translated to MTAMRLTARTTAVRTALVALLALALGLLSACGTTMRDLPIPGTGVSGDTIEIQAQFDDALNLAVGAPVKVNGVDMGKVKSIEADDFTARATLTVKKDAEVRDGAQARLRYTTPLGELFVDVTNPADGKVLADKAVLARENTTTAPSVEDALAQASLLINGGGLDQLQTVTEELNTALNGNEGDYRALLDKASVFLTQANSTTQAIDSVLTSMNALSTTLNGRKKTINRALKDIRPAAKVLREKTPAFTELLAEVEKFSGAANDTVTKTRQQLLSMLSELEPVLAEFAANNGTFEKSLQAVIKASGSADAVIGTDYLNIALELHIDNLNVGGLLEGTVNGVVGDLLDLVGLGDLLKGLPLLGGNKTGAKAGAKGSGTPATDGAAGGTGTTTPDPLGLDGLLKALFGRGA
- a CDS encoding MCE family protein, which codes for MTGALKKVGAAVAVLAVLLTTGCGVVGGSDKMTVKAYFADSAGLFVGNDVGVLGVTVGKVTSIEPEGDKVLVTMEVDSEQPVPADAGAVVVARSVATDRYVELTPVYHKGDKKLADNATIALDKTQTPVDFDQVLASLNDFATGIGGNAETTKAVQRFIDAGTTALQGRGPLLNQTIHSLANGVDGIAAHREDIAATLKSLDVLLTTISANEDTARTFIQQVSQASQLLADERGNFQQALRSLDEAVTTVAKFAVDNRQSIVDSLDGSTKLMKTLLTKQDQLAEILRVMPLALQNLQLIQGDRLPVRIDPLILDPLGGVLQQLCKGLLGPLCSFINGTQPGS